The sequence TCCTTGCGGAGGGAACTGATGTCGAGACCGTGTTCGTTCTCGGTGCCTTCAACCACGGGGAGCTCGAAGCTCTTTCCGTTGTAATTCAAGGTCGCTTTTTCGGACATTTATCCTCCGGTTACTTCATTTCCTTTATGCAATTATAAATATTTTCGAACAGCTTGCCGAGCTTTTCGGTCGGGACGGCGCTGAAAGCGACGCGGATAAGGCCCGAAAGCATGATGGTGCCCGTGCTGTAGTCCTTGATGAGCTTCTGGCGGAGTTCTTCGGCATCGACGCCCTTCGGCTTGATGCACATAAAGTAACCGCTGTTGCACGGCATGGCCTCGAAGGCTTCCTTGTATTCCGGGTGGCTTGCGAGCACTTCCTTGATGATGTCGTAGCGCTTCTTGAGGGTAGCGTACTTCTCGGCCTTCTGGTCCACGTATTCGGGGCTCTGGTAGGCGGCGAGCAGAATCCTCTGGCTGATGGAGGGGCCGTTGCTGATATTGCCGCGGACCGTACCGGCGGCCTTGTCTTCGAGGGCCTTGAGCTGGGCGGCGGTGGCGCCCTTGAAACCGAAGCTCATGAAGCCGACGCGGAAGCCCCAAACGTAGTCTTCCTTGGTCGGGCCGTCGAGCTTGACGGCGAGCAGGTTCTCGTGGGCGTCGACAATCTTCACGAAGAGTGATTCCTTGGTCACGCCTTCTTCGTACACGAGGCCGAAGT comes from Fibrobacter sp. and encodes:
- a CDS encoding aminotransferase class I/II-fold pyridoxal phosphate-dependent enzyme; amino-acid sequence: IKTFNTFKNGGFDTEALKAALAESKSDKKVVLLNFPNNPTGYTATEKEAVEIAKILTDCAAAGNKVVALLDDAYFGLVYEEGVTKESLFVKIVDAHENLLAVKLDGPTKEDYVWGFRVGFMSFGFKGATAAQLKALEDKAAGTVRGNISNGPSISQRILLAAYQSPEYVDQKAEKYATLKKRYDIIKEVLASHPEYKEAFEAMPCNSGYFMCIKPKGVDAEELRQKLIKDYSTGTIMLSGLIRVAFSAVPTEKLGKLFENIYNCIKEMK